The genomic DNA GCGTGAGGACGGTTCTGCACCTGCGGGCGAGCGACCGCTGGGCCGGACCCGAGCGCCACCTGTGGGAACTCGCCCCGGGCCTCGCCGCCGAGGGGTTCGCTCTGCGGCCGGTGCTCTTGAGCCGGCGCGAGCCCGCGGCCTTCGGTCCCCTCGCCAGGCTCGATCCGGGGATGGCCGCCGGCCGGCCCGCGGCCATCGCGCGGCAACTCGAGAGCGCCTGCTCTACCCTGCGGCCGGCACTCGTCCATTCCCACGGCTACAAGGCCAACCATTTCGCCTTGCGGCTGGGCCGCCGGCTCGGCCTGCCGGCCATTGCCACCTACCACCTGCACACCGGAACCACCCTGCGTCTCAAGGTCCACGCCGCCGTGGACCGCCGACGGCTGCGCCGTTTCGACGCCGTTATCGGCGTGACCCCCGGCTCCGCCGCGTATCCGCCGCTCGATCGAGTCGCGCGGGACAGGGTTTTCGAGGTCGCCAACGGCCTCGATGTCGAGCGCCTGCGCGCGGAGCGCGAGGCCGCAGCCGATCCCCGGCGAGAACTCGGCCTCGCCGCCGCCGGCCCGGTGATCCTCGGCCTCGGCCGCCTCAGCCGCCAGAAGGGATTTTCGAACCTTCTGCGGGCGGTGGCCCGGATCGGCGGACCCGGCGTTCTGCTGATCGCCGGAGACGGCCCCCGGCGCGCTTCCCTCGAAGCCCTCGCCAGCGCCCTCGGCCTGGGCGTGAACTGTCGCTTCCTCGGCCACCGGGAGGATGTGGTCCCTCTGCTCGACACGGCGGACCTCGTGGTCCTGCCGTCGCGCGACGAGGGCCTGCCCTACGCGGCCCTCGAAGCGATGGCCCTCGGCACGCCGCTGGTCGCCGCCCGGGTGGGAGGCCTCGCAGCGCTGCTCGATGGCGGCCGCTGCGGCGCGCTGGTACCGCCGGACGATCCGGCCGTCCTCGCTCTGGCCCTCGACCGCCTGCTCGCTTCCCCCGCCGAGCGGCGGCGACTCGCCGCCACCGCTCTGGAGCGGGTACGCCGCCACTTCTCCGCCCGCGCCATGGCGGAGGGGGTGGCGGCCACCTACCGGCGGGTGTTAGGAGAAGCACCTTGAAGGTGGCGATGATCGACCCGGGGGCGATGACCCCGTTCTACGACCACTCCCTGTGCGCGGCACTGGCCGACGAAGGCGCCGAGGCCACCCTCTACACCGCTCCCTTTCGCTACCATTCGCTGCCCGAAGGAGGATCCTTCCAGCGCCGCGAGGTCTTCGCCCGCTTCCTCGCCGCGAATGGGCCGCTGGCCTCTCGCGACGGAGTCCGCCGCCTCGCCCGCGCTGCCGCCTATCCCTTCGATTGGACACGCCTGCGGCGCCAACTGCGCTCCGATCCGCCCCAGGTGGCCCACCTCCAATGGTCTCTCGACCCGCGGTTCGATCGTCGCATGGTGAAGTCCCTGCAGGCTTCCGGCCTGCCGGTGGTGATCACCGCCCACAACGCCGCTCCGCATCTCGGCGAAGCGGCCGGCCGCCGGGGCTGGGGCGCTCTGTGGCGCTCGGCCGATCGCCTGATCGCCCCCAGCCGGTTCACCGCCGAAGCGCTGCTTCGGGCCGACCCGGACCTCCCGACGGCCGTCGAGGTCATCCCCCTCGGCCACCACGGACCCTGGGCCGAGGCGGCGAAGGGACAGGAAGAAGCCCGACGAGAACTCGAAGTCCCCACCGACGTCCCGTTGGCCCTCTTCTTCGGGCTGCAGAAGCCCTACAAGGGACTCGACCTCCTCATCGACGCCTTCGCCGCCTGCCGCGTCGCCTTGCCCACCGCCCGCCTCGCCATCTGCGGGGCACCGCGCCACCCGACGGACGAGATCGAAGCTCGCCTCGCCCGGCACGGTCTGGAGGAGGCCGTGCACCGACGCTTCACCTTCCTCGACCTGGCCGAGGCGCAGCTCTGGTTCGAAGCGGCGGACCTGGTGGTGCTGCCGTATCGCCAGGCTTCCCAAAGTATGATCCCGGCCATGGCCTACACCTTCGCCCGGCCGGTGCTCGCCACCGCCGCGGGAGCCTTCCCGGAACAGGTTCTGGCGGGAGAAACCGGCGAGCTGGTGCCGCCCGGCGACGGCGCGGCTTTCGGCGACTGCCTCGCCGCCCTGCTGGCCGACCGGGATCGTTGCCGCGACCTCGGCCGCGCCGGCCGGCGGTTCGCCGACCGCCGGTGGGCCTGGGACGGCATCGCCGCCGCCACCCTCGACGTCTACCGGTCCCTGCTGTGAGGACCGCGAAGGCGAGCGCCCCGCCGGCCGGCGTCCCCGACGTCAACCATCCCGCCGTGAGCGTCGTCGTGCCGGTACTGAACGAGGGCGCCTCCATCGCGAAGTGCCTCGATCACATCGCCGGCCAAGATTTCGCGGGATCGATGGAGGTCCTGCTGGTCGACGGCGGCTCGACGGACGGCAGCCGAGCCTTCCTCCAGGCGCGGGCCGAGGCGGATGCGCGCTTTCGGGTGCTCGACAATCCCAAAGGGCTGGTCTCCAGCGCCTTGAACCTCGCCATCGCGGCGGCCCGCGGCGAAACCGTCGTGCGGGTCGACGCCCACACCCTGCTCGATCCGGGCTACCTTCGCACCTGCCTTGCGGTGCTGCGGGAAACCGGCGCCGAGAACGTCGGCGGCCCACTGCGGCCGGTGGGCACCACGCCCTTCGGCCGCTCCGTGGCCCTCGCCATGGGCAGCCGCTTCGGGGTGGGTACGGCGCCCTTTCGATTCGCCGAACGCCGCCGTGAGGTGGATACGGTGTACCTCGGAGCCTTCCCGCGCCGGCTGTTCGAGCGGGTGGGCGGCTTCGACGAAACGCTGCTGCGCAATCAGGACTACGAGATGAACCACCGCATCCGGCGAGCCGGCGGGCGAATCGTGGTCGATCCGGCGGTGGTCTGCCGCTACCTCACCCGCCCGGACGCTCCCTCCCTCTGGCGCCAGTACTTCAGCTACGGCTACTGGAAGACCCAGATGCTCCGTAAGCACCCGCGGTCCATCAAGCTTCGCCAACTCGCTCCGCCGGCCTTCGTCTCGGCCCTCGCCGGATCGGCCGTATTCTCGGGCATCGGCCTGGCGACCGGCCGCACCGGCCTGGTCCTCGCCGCGGCCCTGCCCGTCGGCCTTTGGCTTCTCGCCGCCCTCGCCACCACCGCCCTCGCCGCTCTACGCCACGGCCTCGGCCCCAGCCTGCGGCTGCCGGCGGTCTTCGCCATCATCCATCTGGCCTGGGGACTGGGTTTCTGGAAAGGTTGGAGGCGACCGCCGGTGCGGCCCGCCGGCGCGGCGCCACCAGGAACCGGGAGGCTCTGATCTCGAACCTCCGCTCGCTGAACCCGTCCCGATGGCTGGAGGCGATCGCCTCGCTGGTGATCTTGATCGCCGTTCTGCTCTCCAATCCCTACAGCTCCGAGGCCTTCGAGGGCAATCGGTTCGTCTTCTCCTGGCTGCTGGCGGGTTTGTTGATGATCCCCCTGACCGCCACGGCGCGCCAACGCAGGCGGGACCTGTACCAAGACCCTCTCACCCTCGCCGCCCTCGCCTTTCTGGCCACGACGGCGCTGGCGATGGCCACCTCGATTCTCCCAGCGCGGAGTTTCTGGGGCGTGCCGCCGCGGCTGCACGGCGGCCTGACGGTGACCGCTCTGGTGGTGATCCTGCTCGCCTGCCGGCCGCTCGCCGATCGACCCCGGGCCCGCCGTCGCCTGGCCCGCGGCCTGGTGTTCGCCGTTTCCGTGGCGGCCGCCTACGGGGTCTGCCAGCATTTCGGTTTCGATCCCATCCGCCTGGCCGAAGGCTGGCCCGATCGGGTGACCGGCACCCAGGGCAATCCGATCTTCTTCGGTGCTGTTCTCGCCCTCGGCGCGCCCTGGACCCTGGCGGAGCTCCTGCGGCACCGAGGGGCCCGCGCCGTGGCCCTCGGTGCACTGCTCGCGCTCCAGCTCCTCGCCCTGTGGTGGACCGGCAGCCGCGGCCCACAACTCGCCGCCGGCCTCGGAATGGTGACCACCGCCCTGGCGCTCTATCGGACGAAGGTGCAGCGCCGCTGGTGGATCGCCGCGGCCGTCGCCCTGGCGGCTCTAGGGCTCGGTGCGCTGTTCGGTTTGCAAGAACGCGGTTGGAAGACCGTCACCGAGCGTCAGCTCATCTGGGCCACGACGTTGGAGATCTACCAGCAGGCGCCGGCGCGGCGACAGCTCTTCGGCCATGGACCGGACACCTTCCCCTGGGTCGTCAGTCCCGAGCTACCGGCGGAACTGCCGGCGACGGCGGGCCGGCCGGACGCCACCTACGACCGCGCCCACCAGACCCTTCTGCAACTCGCGGTCGAGACCGGTATCCTCGGGGTGCTGGCCTGGCTCTCCCTGCTGGGGATTGCCTTCGCCCGTCTCATCCGGCGGCCCCTGCTCACAGCGGTCGGATCCCTTGCCGGTGGCGTTGTCGCCGGCGGAATCCTCGGATGGATAGCCGCTGCGGAACGGGTCGCCTTGGGGATCGGCCTCGGTGGGCTGACGGCGGCCCTCGTCTTGCTGCTCGTCCGGGCCGCATCGCTTCCGCCGTCAACTGCCGCCATGATCGGCTCTCTGCTGGCGGCCTTTGCCCACGGCCTGGTCGCTCCGCGCAGCACCGGGGCCGAAATCCTGCTCTGGCTGCTGCTCGCACTGTTCGTACCGCGAACCGTTCCGTCGCCCGCGCAAGACGATCCGGAGAAGGGGCTCTCCCTCATTTGGGTCGCCGGAGCCCTGGCGATCATGATGTTCGGTCTTTGGACGCCCCCGCAGGTGGCCGGTGGACTCCGCATCGGCCCGTGGATCGCCCTGTTGACGGTCGCTGGCCCGGCGTTTCTCGTCGGCGTGGTGTGGACCGGCTCGCGGCCCGGGCTGACGACCTCCCAGTCGAGGGCCGCCAGCGGCTCGACGATCGGTCTGCTGGCCGGCCTGGTGCTCTTCGCCGCAAGCCTCGCCGCTGCCCTTCCCAAACTCGATGCCTTCGCCCACATGCGTCGCGGCGATGCGGCCTTCACCGACCGGCAACTCGGCATCGCCGCGGCGGAGTACGGCGCGGCGGTGGAGCGCTTCGAGAGCTGCGATTCCTGCCGCCTGGCCGCCTTCCGAGCGCGCATCCAAGACTCCGGCGGCGATGCCCTGATCCGGCGAGGAATCGATGCCGAACTCGCGGCGGCCGCCCGGAAGAACCCCTACGAAGCAAACTATCCCCGCGAGCGGGCCTACCTCCAGGCGCGGTCGGCGTCTCGGGCCGGCGATCGAGCGTCCCACCAGCGGCACGTGGCCGCTGCCGAGAGACATTTCGCCCAGGCCGCCGAGCTCGCGCCGACGGACGCTCGACTGCTCCGCCTATGGGCCAATCTCGAACTCGAAGAAGGGCGGCCCGGGCAGGCCCGGAATCGGCTCGAAAAGGCCGTCGCACTGAGCCCCGACAGTCCCGACGGCCACCTCCTGCTCGCCCGCGCCCAGCTCGATCTCGGCCAAACGGAGGACGCCTGGACGGCGGTGCGGCGCGCCCTCGACCTCCACCCCGAACGGGTCAAAGAAACGGTCAGTGCCGTCGCCAACGCCCGGCCGCCGCGCTGGCGCGCGCTACGCGATTGGGCCCTGGTGGCGGCCGTCCTCGGTCGCGGGGCCGAAGGGCGGGAGGTACTCGAGCGCGCCCGGCGTCTCGCCCCACCCTCGGAACGAGACCGATTGATCGAGCTGGAAAAAACCCTGCTGGCGCGGGAATGACCCTCCCCGGCACCCATCGCCTGAAGGGCTACGCCAGGTCCGCCCTCCACGAGCTGCGCCATCGCGCAACTCTTCGCAAGCTGCGGCGGGAAGCGTCCGGCCGGCAGCCCAGGATCCTCGCCATCGCCGGCTGGAACTTCCCGGTGTACTCCCAGACCTTCGTCTATCAAGAGCTGACCCAACTGAGCCGCGCCGGCTTCGATCTGCGGATGGCCTACTCCGGCGGCGGCGAGAAGTGGGAACTCGACCCGGCCTTCACCGCCCTCGACGTGCACAAGATCTGGCTCGCCTCGGCCGCCGCCACGGCCCGCCGGGAAATCGCCTACTTCCGGCGTCGGCAGCCTCAGGGGGTGACCGCGGTGCTGCGCGACCTCCACCGCGAAACGGGCCTGTCCGAGGGAGAGCTGGAGGCTCACCGCGACGTCGGACGAGGTTTCATCTTCGCCCGCCTCGCCGAGGCCCTGGGCGCGAACTACCTACACAGCTACTTCTTCTACGAAGGCAGCCTCGCCTGCTTCGTGGCCTCGCGGCTGCTGCGCTTGCCCCGCGGCGTGAGCTGCTATGCCGATCACCAGCTACGGGACTACCCGCTGAAAATCCAGCGCCTGCAGCTCACCGAAGCGGCGCTGGTGGTGGCGACCTCGCACCGCATCGCGCGGGAAGTCCACACCCTGGCTCCGAACCTCGACGAAGATCACCTGCTGATCAAGCCCAACGCCATCGACACCGGACGCTTCCCGGTAGTGGATCGAGACGACAAGGCAGACGGCCCTCTGCGCCTGCTCTCGGTCTGTCGTCTGGAGCCCAAGAAGGGCCTCACCACCTTGCTCACCGCCGTCGCCGAGTTGCGGCGGCGTGGAGTGGCCGTCGAGCTGCGCCAGGCCGGCGGCAGCGACCGAAACCACCCGGGCCACCTCCGGGAGCTGGAGCGCCTCGGAGAGGATCTCGCCCTGGGCGGGGCGCTCCGCTTCCTCGGCCCACTCCCCACCCGGGAAGTCGTCTCCGAACTCCACCGGGCGCAGGTGTTCGTCGCCCCCTACGAGGCGACCGCCGGCGGCGACAAGGACGGCGTTCCCACCAGCCTGATGGAGGCGATGTCGAGCGGTCTGCCGGTGGTGGCCGCCGACAGCGGGTCGATCGCCGAGCTGGTCACCGATGGCCGCGACGGCCTGCTGGTGCCGGCCGGCGACCCGTCGGCCCTCGCCGACGCCGTCACCCGCCTCGCCGCCTCGCCCGAAGAACGCGAACGCCTCGCCACTGAAGCCGCCGCCACCGTCCGCCAACGCTTCGATGTGAAGGTTTGCGAACCCGCCCTACATCAACGGATTCGCCACCTGCTACGGAGGGAGGGCTAGGCGCCGGTACGCTCGATGACGATCGGCAGGGCGAGGCGATAGACAAACCACGCCAGCGGCAGCAACACCACCACCAGAAGGAGGGCCAGGATCAACCACCAGCCCTCCGCCGCTGAAGTGCCCTGAACGATCAACTCCCGCGCCGTCACCAGCAGCGGACTCACCGGGTTGGCGCGTACCAGAGCGCGCAGCAAACCCGCTTCGGGCACCGAATAGAAGATCGGCGTCAAGAAGAACCACGCGGTGATCGAGGCCTGGAGCGCACGGGACACGTCGCGGTAGAGCGCCGCAAAGGGCGCCAGCAGCAAGCCGAAGGCGGTGCCCAGGGCAACCAGAGCGAGGATCGCCAGCGGCGCCAACAGTACCCCCCAGCCCGGCCGCGCACCCAGGATCGCCATCGCCAGGGCCACCAGCGCCAGCTTCGCCGCCAGGTGGATTCCCACCCGCCCGAGGGCCGCCAGGATGAAGGCCTCCGGCGGCAGGTCGAGCTTCGCCAGGGTCGGCAGCTCCGTCGCTAGGGTTTCGATCTGCAGATTCATCGCCTCGACGAAGGTCTGCCACAGCACCACCCCCACCAACACGAACACCGGGAAGGACATGCCCAGCTCGCCCGGCCGGATCAGCTCGCCACGCTGCGCCAGGGTGGCCCACAGCACCAAGCCGAGGGGCGGCAGGAAGAGCAGCAGCCAGCCGAGGAGGGACGGGCGATGGTCGGCGGCGAAACCGCGCCGCACCCACTGCCGGGCAAGGGGCGGCGCGCTCTTGAGATCACGCCACATGCGGCGCCAGCGCT from Acidobacteriota bacterium includes the following:
- a CDS encoding O-antigen ligase family protein, which encodes MEATAGAARRRGATRNREALISNLRSLNPSRWLEAIASLVILIAVLLSNPYSSEAFEGNRFVFSWLLAGLLMIPLTATARQRRRDLYQDPLTLAALAFLATTALAMATSILPARSFWGVPPRLHGGLTVTALVVILLACRPLADRPRARRRLARGLVFAVSVAAAYGVCQHFGFDPIRLAEGWPDRVTGTQGNPIFFGAVLALGAPWTLAELLRHRGARAVALGALLALQLLALWWTGSRGPQLAAGLGMVTTALALYRTKVQRRWWIAAAVALAALGLGALFGLQERGWKTVTERQLIWATTLEIYQQAPARRQLFGHGPDTFPWVVSPELPAELPATAGRPDATYDRAHQTLLQLAVETGILGVLAWLSLLGIAFARLIRRPLLTAVGSLAGGVVAGGILGWIAAAERVALGIGLGGLTAALVLLLVRAASLPPSTAAMIGSLLAAFAHGLVAPRSTGAEILLWLLLALFVPRTVPSPAQDDPEKGLSLIWVAGALAIMMFGLWTPPQVAGGLRIGPWIALLTVAGPAFLVGVVWTGSRPGLTTSQSRAASGSTIGLLAGLVLFAASLAAALPKLDAFAHMRRGDAAFTDRQLGIAAAEYGAAVERFESCDSCRLAAFRARIQDSGGDALIRRGIDAELAAAARKNPYEANYPRERAYLQARSASRAGDRASHQRHVAAAERHFAQAAELAPTDARLLRLWANLELEEGRPGQARNRLEKAVALSPDSPDGHLLLARAQLDLGQTEDAWTAVRRALDLHPERVKETVSAVANARPPRWRALRDWALVAAVLGRGAEGREVLERARRLAPPSERDRLIELEKTLLARE
- a CDS encoding glycosyltransferase family 4 protein, with translation MAMIDPGAMTPFYDHSLCAALADEGAEATLYTAPFRYHSLPEGGSFQRREVFARFLAANGPLASRDGVRRLARAAAYPFDWTRLRRQLRSDPPQVAHLQWSLDPRFDRRMVKSLQASGLPVVITAHNAAPHLGEAAGRRGWGALWRSADRLIAPSRFTAEALLRADPDLPTAVEVIPLGHHGPWAEAAKGQEEARRELEVPTDVPLALFFGLQKPYKGLDLLIDAFAACRVALPTARLAICGAPRHPTDEIEARLARHGLEEAVHRRFTFLDLAEAQLWFEAADLVVLPYRQASQSMIPAMAYTFARPVLATAAGAFPEQVLAGETGELVPPGDGAAFGDCLAALLADRDRCRDLGRAGRRFADRRWAWDGIAAATLDVYRSLL
- a CDS encoding glycosyltransferase family 2 protein; this encodes MRTAKASAPPAGVPDVNHPAVSVVVPVLNEGASIAKCLDHIAGQDFAGSMEVLLVDGGSTDGSRAFLQARAEADARFRVLDNPKGLVSSALNLAIAAARGETVVRVDAHTLLDPGYLRTCLAVLRETGAENVGGPLRPVGTTPFGRSVALAMGSRFGVGTAPFRFAERRREVDTVYLGAFPRRLFERVGGFDETLLRNQDYEMNHRIRRAGGRIVVDPAVVCRYLTRPDAPSLWRQYFSYGYWKTQMLRKHPRSIKLRQLAPPAFVSALAGSAVFSGIGLATGRTGLVLAAALPVGLWLLAALATTALAALRHGLGPSLRLPAVFAIIHLAWGLGFWKGWRRPPVRPAGAAPPGTGRL
- a CDS encoding ABC transporter permease, which produces MKGVEIVYDGESSHRQRWRRMWRDLKSAPPLARQWVRRGFAADHRPSLLGWLLLFLPPLGLVLWATLAQRGELIRPGELGMSFPVFVLVGVVLWQTFVEAMNLQIETLATELPTLAKLDLPPEAFILAALGRVGIHLAAKLALVALAMAILGARPGWGVLLAPLAILALVALGTAFGLLLAPFAALYRDVSRALQASITAWFFLTPIFYSVPEAGLLRALVRANPVSPLLVTARELIVQGTSAAEGWWLILALLLVVVLLPLAWFVYRLALPIVIERTGA
- a CDS encoding glycosyltransferase, producing MTLPGTHRLKGYARSALHELRHRATLRKLRREASGRQPRILAIAGWNFPVYSQTFVYQELTQLSRAGFDLRMAYSGGGEKWELDPAFTALDVHKIWLASAAATARREIAYFRRRQPQGVTAVLRDLHRETGLSEGELEAHRDVGRGFIFARLAEALGANYLHSYFFYEGSLACFVASRLLRLPRGVSCYADHQLRDYPLKIQRLQLTEAALVVATSHRIAREVHTLAPNLDEDHLLIKPNAIDTGRFPVVDRDDKADGPLRLLSVCRLEPKKGLTTLLTAVAELRRRGVAVELRQAGGSDRNHPGHLRELERLGEDLALGGALRFLGPLPTREVVSELHRAQVFVAPYEATAGGDKDGVPTSLMEAMSSGLPVVAADSGSIAELVTDGRDGLLVPAGDPSALADAVTRLAASPEERERLATEAAATVRQRFDVKVCEPALHQRIRHLLRREG
- a CDS encoding glycosyltransferase; this translates as MRTVLHLRASDRWAGPERHLWELAPGLAAEGFALRPVLLSRREPAAFGPLARLDPGMAAGRPAAIARQLESACSTLRPALVHSHGYKANHFALRLGRRLGLPAIATYHLHTGTTLRLKVHAAVDRRRLRRFDAVIGVTPGSAAYPPLDRVARDRVFEVANGLDVERLRAEREAAADPRRELGLAAAGPVILGLGRLSRQKGFSNLLRAVARIGGPGVLLIAGDGPRRASLEALASALGLGVNCRFLGHREDVVPLLDTADLVVLPSRDEGLPYAALEAMALGTPLVAARVGGLAALLDGGRCGALVPPDDPAVLALALDRLLASPAERRRLAATALERVRRHFSARAMAEGVAATYRRVLGEAP